CACGATGCGCTCGCGGGAGAGCGCGTCGCTGCGGCGGGCGGTACGGCGGGGGGAGCGCGGGGTCGGGCTGGTCATGGGTCGAGTTTGACATATCTGGAACGACGTTCCAACAATGGAATGGCGTTCCAGTCCATTCGACCCCGCCGGGAGGCAGCCGTGAACACCCCCGCCCACACCCCCGCCCACACCCCCGCCCACACCCCCGTCACCATCGTCGGAGCCGGCCTCGGCGGCCTGCTGCTGGCCCGCGTCCTGCACGTCCACGGCATTCCCGCCGAGGTGTACGAGGCCGAGACCTCGCCCACCGCCCGGGCCCAGGGCGGCATGCTCGACATCCACCCCGACAACGGCCAACCCGCCCTCGCCGCAGCCGGGTTGACCGAGCAGTTCCGCGCCCTCGTGCTGCCCGGACGGGAGGCCGCCCGGGCCCTGACCCCCGACGGCGGCGTGCTGCTCGACCAGCCCGACGACGGCACCGGCCGGCGCCCCGAGGTCCAGCGCGGCGACCTGCGCGACCTGCTGCTCTCCGCGCTGCCCGCCGGCACCGTGCACTGGGGCCGCAAGGCGGTGGACGTCCGGGCGCTCGGCGACGGCCGCCACCGGGTCGAGTTCGCCGACGGCAGCGCGATCACCACCGACCTGCTGGTCGGCGCGGACGGCGCCTGGTCCAAGGTCCGTCCGCTGCTCTCCGACGCCCGGCCCGCCTACACCGGCACGTCCTTCGTCGAGACCTACCTGCACGACGCCGACACCGCCCACCCCGCCACCGCCCGGGCCGTCGGCGGCGGCGCGATGTTCGCGCTCGTCCCCGGCCAGGGCATCCAGGCCCACCGCGAGACCGGCGGCGTCCTGCACACCTACGTGGCGCTGCGCCGTCCGCTGGAGTGGTTCGCCGCCGTCGACTTCACCGACCCGGCCGCCGCCGGGGCCCGGATCGCCGCCGAGTTCCCCGGCTGGGCGCCCGAACTCACCGCCCTGATCACCGAGGGCGCCACCCCGCCCGTGCTGCGCCCGCTGCACACCCTGCCCGCCGACCACCGCTGGGAGCGCGTCCCCGGCGTCACCCTGATCGGCGACGCCGCACACCTGATGATCCCGTCCGGCGAGGGCGCCAACCTCGCCATGTACGACGCCGCCCGGCTGGGGCAACTGCTCGCCGCGCACCCCGGCGACCCCGAGACGGCGCTCGCCGTGCACGAGGCGGAGATGTTCGCGCGCAGCGCCGCCGAGGCCGCCGACGCCGCCGTCCTGCACGAGCTGATGCTCGGTCCGACCTCCCCGCACGGCCTGATCGCCATGTTCACGGGCGCGGGCGCGGACGCGGACGCGGGGGAGTCGGCGGGGGTCTGAGAGTCGGGCGTCCGGCTCGGGCATGGCCGGCCGGGAAACGGGCAGGCGGTGGGCGGCGGTTGGGACGGCCTGCCGGGCGGTTCGGCGGGTGGTTCGGCAGCTGACCCGGGGTCAGGCGGGCGAGATGCGAAATATCGCACAGGTGCGATATGTTCGCACAGTGACGAAGACTACCTCTCCCGCATCGGCAAGCTCGTCCGCGCCGCCCGCACCCACAAGGGCTGGACGCAGACCCAACTGGCCGCGGCCCTCGGCACCACCCAGAGCGCGGTGGCCCGGATCGAATCGGGCGGCCAGAACATCGGGCTGGACCTGGTCGCCCGGATCGGCGAGGCGCTCGACAGCGAGATCGTCTCGCTCGGCGTGGCCGGCCCGATGAACCTCCGGGTGGTCGGCGGACGCCGCCTCTCCGGCAGCATCGAGGTCCGAACCAGCAAGAACGCCTGCGTCGCCCTGCTCGCCGGCTCCCTGCTGACCACCGGCCGCACCACCCTGCGCCGCGCCGCCCGGATCGAGGAGGTCTACCGCCTGCTGGAGGTCCTCGCCAGCATCGGTGTCCGCCACCGCTGGATCAACGACGGCCTCGACCTGGAGATCACCCCGCCCGCCGAACTCGACCTCTCCGGCATCGACGAGGAGGCCGCCCGGCGCACCCGCAGCATCCTGATGTTCCTCGGCCCGCTGCTGCACCGTGCCGACCGCTTCGAGATCCCCTACGCGGGCGGCTGCGACCTCGGCACCCGCACCGTCCAGCCGCACCTGTCGGCGCTGCGCCAGTTCGGACTGCACGTCAACGCCACCACCGGCAGCTACCGGGCCAGCGTCGACCGCGGCGTCTCCCCGCAGCGCCCCATCGTGCTCACCGAACGCGGCGACACCGTCACCGAGAACGTGCTGCTGGCCGCCGCCCGCCACCCCGGCACCACCGTCATCCGCAACGCCAGCGCCAACTACATGGTCCAGGACCTGTGCTTCTTCCTGGAACTGCTCGGCGTACGGGTCGAGGGCATCGGCACCACCACGCTCACCGTGCACGGCAAGGCCGTCATCGACGCCGACGTCGACTACGCCCCCTCCGAGGACCCGGTGGAGGCGATGAGCCTGCTCACCGCCGCCGTCGTCACCGACTCCGAACTGACCATCCGCCGGGTGCCGATCGAGTTCATCGAGATCGAGCTCGCCGTCCTCGACGAGATGGGCCTGGAGTGCGAGCGCGGCCCCGAGTACCCGGCCGCCAACGGCCGCACCCGGCTCACCGACCTGACCGTGCGCCCCTCCAAGCTGGTCGCGCCGATCGACAAGATCCACCCGATGCCGTTCCCCGGCATCAACATCGACAACCTGCCGTTCTTCGCCGCGATCGCCGCCTGCGCGCACGGCTCCACCCTGGTCCACGACTGGGTGTACGAGAACCGCTCGGTCTACCTCACCGAACTCGGCCGGGTCGGCGCCAGCGTCCAACTCATGGACCCGCACCGGGTCCTGGTCGAGGGCCCCACCCGCTGGCGCGCCGCCGAGATGATGTGCCCGCCCGCGCTGCGCCCCGCGATGGTCCTGCTGCTCGCCATGCTGGCCGCCGAGGGCACGTCCATCCTGCGCAACGTCTACGTGATCAACCGCGGCTACGAGGACCTGGCCGCCCGCCTCAACTCGGTCGGCGCGCAGATCGAGGTCTTCCGCGACATCTGACGCCGCGGTCGGCCCCGCGTCCGGCCCCGCGTCCGGCCGCACGTCCGGCCGCACGTCCGACGCCGCGCCCGGGGACGCCCCGGGCGCCGCGTCCGGCGGGACATCGCACCGGTGCTGTAGCGGCTTCCCCGCGGCGGAGCCGGTGCCGTGCCGTAGATTGGGGGCGGACGAAGGGGGAGCTCCGATGGCGGTGCGCACGGAGGAACCGGCCCGGGTGGGGCCGCTGTTGGCGCAGTGGCGGCGGCGCAGGCGGGTCAGCCAGTTGGAGCTGGCCAACCTGGCGGGCGTCTCGGCGCGGCACGTCGGCTTCGTGGAGACCGGGCGCGCGCAGCCCAGCCGCGAGATGGTGCTGCGGCTGGCCGAGCACCTGGAGGTGCCGCTGCGGGAGCGCAACGCGCTGCTGATGGCGGCCGGGTACGCGCCCGTGTTCCGGGAGAAGCCGCTCGACGACCCGGCGATGCGGCCGGTCCTGGAGGCGGTGCGGCGGGTGCTGCGCGGTCACCACCCCTACCCGGCCCTGGCGGTGGACGGCCGGTGGGACATCGTCGCCGCCAACGCCGCGTTCGACCTGTTCACCGAGGGCGTCGCCGCCCACCTGCTGGAACCGCCGGTGAACGCCCTGCGGCTGGTCCTGCACCCCGACGGGATGGCCCCCCGGATGGTCAACCTCGGCCAGTGGCGGGGCAAACTGCTCACCCGGCTCGCCCGCTGCGCGGCGCTCGACGAACGGCTCCGCCCGCTCTACGAGGAACTCCAGGGCTACCCGTGCGACCAGCCGGTGCCCGAGGTCGACGTCCCCGGCCCGGACGACATCATGGTCCCGCTCGAACTGCGCTGCGGCGACCAGGTGTTGACCTTCATCGCCACCCTCGCCACCTTCGGCACCGCCCGGGACGTGACCATCTCCGAACTGCTCATCGAGAGCTTCTTCCCGGCCGACGACCGCACCGCCGCCCACCTGAACGCCCTCACCGGCCCGCCCCCCTCCTCCTCCTGAACTCCCGTCCGGGGCGCACCTACCTGGGGGCACCTACCTGGCGGGTAGTTGAGGCACCCGGCGGCCCCGGGGAGAGTGGACCGCGCACCGCGCCCCGCACCCGCCGCCCCGGCGGGGCGGAGCGGCGCGGGCCTCCCACTTCCCCGCAAGCCGCAGGAGCCTGCCCTCCCATGACCGACAGCACCACCGTGCCCGCCGCCTCTGCCGCCGCTCCCGCCCCCGTCCCCGCCCAGGCCGCCGCGCCACCGGGCGCGCCGCACCCCGCCACCCTGCCGATCGTCCTGGTCGGCGTGTTCCTCTCCGGACTCGACTTCTTCATCGTCAACGTCGCCGTCCCCGCCATCCGGCTCGACCTGCACGCCACCGACGCCCAGATCCAACTCGTCGTCGCCGCCTACGCGCTGGCCTACGGCGTCGGCCTGATCACCGGCGGCCGGCTGGGCGACCTGTACGGGCGCCGCCGCGTCCTCGCGCTGGGCATGACCCTGTTCACCGCCGCCTCCGCCGCCGCCGGCGCCGCCCCCACCGCCGAACTGCTGATCGCCGGACGGGTGCTCCAGGGCGCCGCCGCCGCCCTGATGGCCCCCCAGGTGATCGGCATCATCACCACCTCCTACCAGGGCCAGGCCCGCACCAGGGCGCTGAGCTGGTACGCCGCCGCGGCCGGGATCGCCGCCGTGTTCGGCCAGCTGATCGGCGGCGTGCTGATCCGCACCGACGTGCTGGGCCTGGGCTGGCGGGCCTGCTTCCTGGTCAACCTGCCGATCGGCCTGGCCGCCGCCGTCGCCGCGGCCCGGCTGCTCCCGGAGTCCAAGGCCCCCGGCCGGTCGCGCCCCGACCTGCTCGGGCTGCTGCTGGCGACCGCCGCGCTGACCGCCGTCTGCCTGCCGCTGATCGAGGGCCGGGAACGCGGCTGGCCGCTGTGGACCTGGCTGCTGCTGGCCGCCGGACCGCCGCTGCTCGCCGCGTTCGCCGTCCAGCAGCGCCGCCTGGCCCGGACCGGCGGCTCGCCCTCGCTCGACCTCTCCCTGTTCCGGGAGCGCGCCTTCACGGCCGGCCTGGCCGCCCAGCTGATCTTCTGGGCGTCGATGGCCTCGTACTTCCTGGTGTTCGCGCTCTACCTCCAGCAGGGCCGCCACCTGGCGCCGATCTCCTCCGGCCTGGTGTTCAGCGTGCTCGGCGTCGGCTACGTGGCCGCCTCCGCCACCGCCCGGCACCTGGCCGCCCGGATCGGCCGGCACGCCATCACGGCGGGCTGCGCGCTGCGCGCCGCCGGGCTGCTGCTGGAGCTGTGGGCCGTCGCCGACACCGCGACCAGCCTCTGGTGGCTGGTGCCCGGCCTGCTGCTGGACGGCTGCGGCATGGGCCTGTCCTTCGCCCCGCTGACCGCCACCGTGCTGGCCCGCGTCCCGGCCGCGAGCGCGGGCTCGGCCGGCGGCGTGCTGACCACCGGCCTCCAGGTCGGCAACGCCCTCGGCGTCGCCCTGATCGGCCTGGTCTTCTACCGCGTCCTCGCCGACACCCCCGGCCCCGACGCCGTCCCCGCCGCGTTCCGGGCCTGCCTGCTGTACGTGCTGGCCGCCACCGCGCTGCTCGCCCTGGTGGTCCAGGCGCTGCCCGGCCGGAAGGCGGCCGGACGGTGACCGCCCCGGCGCAGGGGGCGGCGGCCGGGCCCGACCCCGAGGAACTGGCCCGCCGCTACGTGCGGCTGTGGAACGAGCCCGACCCGGACCGGCGCCGCGCCGCCGTGGCGGAGCTGTTCGCGCCCGCGGTCGCGCACCGCACCCCGACGACGGCGGTGGACGGCCGGGCGGCGCTCACCGAGCGGATCGCCCTGGCCCACGCGGCGTGGGTGCGCGACACCGGGCACGCGTTCCGCCTGGTGCCCGGCACGGACGGGCACCACGGGGTGGTCCGGCTCCGCTGGGAGATGGTGCGGGCGGCGAGCGGCGCGTGCGTCTCGGCGGGCACCGACCTGCTCGGGCTCGACCCGGCCGGGCTGGTCCTGACCGACCACCAGTTCATCGACCGCTGAGCCCGGCCCGACCGCCGGGCCCGGACCGACCCTGACGGCCCGGGCCCGGCGGCGGCCCGGGCCCGGACGGACCGCAGGCCCCGAAGGGAATCCCTTCGGGGCCTGCGGTCCGCCGCAGCCGGACGCTTCCGCTACGCCCGGCCGCGGTGCGTCACCCTCGCCGGTGGCGCGTCACGGCTGCCCGCCGCGCTCCAGCGGGATGCGCTCGCCGGCCTCGACCGCCGCCGGGAGGCGGTTCTCGGCGGGCGGCAGCGGGCAGGTGGCCAGGTCGGTGTAGGCGCACGGCAGGTTGGTGGCCCGGTTGAAGTCGACCGTGACCCGGCCCTGCGCGTCCGGCTCGTCGATGCTCAGCGAGCGGTTGGCGGCGTACGTGGTGACGCCCGAGGTGGCGTCGGTGAACAGCACGTGGAAGCTGCCCGGCCGGAAGCCGTTGAACGCGGTCAGCCGGTGCGTGCCGCCGCCGTCGGGCAGCGTGAACTCGATCTCGCCCGGCGCGTCGTACACGTGCTGCAGGCCCTCCACGGCCGCGCCCACCGTCACCGGGCGCGGCTCCTCGAACGGCAGGTAGCGGCCGGTCAGCGCCCAGCGCGGGTCCGGCGCGTAGGTCGGGGTGCGGGTGAAGGCGCGCAGCAGCGGGTTGTCGGGGTGCCGGGGCCGGACGATGTCGTGGCCGCCGCGCTTGGCGACCTCGATCACC
This is a stretch of genomic DNA from Kitasatospora fiedleri. It encodes these proteins:
- a CDS encoding FAD-dependent oxidoreductase, yielding MNTPAHTPAHTPAHTPVTIVGAGLGGLLLARVLHVHGIPAEVYEAETSPTARAQGGMLDIHPDNGQPALAAAGLTEQFRALVLPGREAARALTPDGGVLLDQPDDGTGRRPEVQRGDLRDLLLSALPAGTVHWGRKAVDVRALGDGRHRVEFADGSAITTDLLVGADGAWSKVRPLLSDARPAYTGTSFVETYLHDADTAHPATARAVGGGAMFALVPGQGIQAHRETGGVLHTYVALRRPLEWFAAVDFTDPAAAGARIAAEFPGWAPELTALITEGATPPVLRPLHTLPADHRWERVPGVTLIGDAAHLMIPSGEGANLAMYDAARLGQLLAAHPGDPETALAVHEAEMFARSAAEAADAAVLHELMLGPTSPHGLIAMFTGAGADADAGESAGV
- a CDS encoding UDP-N-acetylglucosamine 1-carboxyvinyltransferase: MCSHSDEDYLSRIGKLVRAARTHKGWTQTQLAAALGTTQSAVARIESGGQNIGLDLVARIGEALDSEIVSLGVAGPMNLRVVGGRRLSGSIEVRTSKNACVALLAGSLLTTGRTTLRRAARIEEVYRLLEVLASIGVRHRWINDGLDLEITPPAELDLSGIDEEAARRTRSILMFLGPLLHRADRFEIPYAGGCDLGTRTVQPHLSALRQFGLHVNATTGSYRASVDRGVSPQRPIVLTERGDTVTENVLLAAARHPGTTVIRNASANYMVQDLCFFLELLGVRVEGIGTTTLTVHGKAVIDADVDYAPSEDPVEAMSLLTAAVVTDSELTIRRVPIEFIEIELAVLDEMGLECERGPEYPAANGRTRLTDLTVRPSKLVAPIDKIHPMPFPGINIDNLPFFAAIAACAHGSTLVHDWVYENRSVYLTELGRVGASVQLMDPHRVLVEGPTRWRAAEMMCPPALRPAMVLLLAMLAAEGTSILRNVYVINRGYEDLAARLNSVGAQIEVFRDI
- a CDS encoding helix-turn-helix domain-containing protein, with protein sequence MAVRTEEPARVGPLLAQWRRRRRVSQLELANLAGVSARHVGFVETGRAQPSREMVLRLAEHLEVPLRERNALLMAAGYAPVFREKPLDDPAMRPVLEAVRRVLRGHHPYPALAVDGRWDIVAANAAFDLFTEGVAAHLLEPPVNALRLVLHPDGMAPRMVNLGQWRGKLLTRLARCAALDERLRPLYEELQGYPCDQPVPEVDVPGPDDIMVPLELRCGDQVLTFIATLATFGTARDVTISELLIESFFPADDRTAAHLNALTGPPPSSS
- a CDS encoding MFS transporter; this translates as MTDSTTVPAASAAAPAPVPAQAAAPPGAPHPATLPIVLVGVFLSGLDFFIVNVAVPAIRLDLHATDAQIQLVVAAYALAYGVGLITGGRLGDLYGRRRVLALGMTLFTAASAAAGAAPTAELLIAGRVLQGAAAALMAPQVIGIITTSYQGQARTRALSWYAAAAGIAAVFGQLIGGVLIRTDVLGLGWRACFLVNLPIGLAAAVAAARLLPESKAPGRSRPDLLGLLLATAALTAVCLPLIEGRERGWPLWTWLLLAAGPPLLAAFAVQQRRLARTGGSPSLDLSLFRERAFTAGLAAQLIFWASMASYFLVFALYLQQGRHLAPISSGLVFSVLGVGYVAASATARHLAARIGRHAITAGCALRAAGLLLELWAVADTATSLWWLVPGLLLDGCGMGLSFAPLTATVLARVPAASAGSAGGVLTTGLQVGNALGVALIGLVFYRVLADTPGPDAVPAAFRACLLYVLAATALLALVVQALPGRKAAGR
- a CDS encoding nuclear transport factor 2-like protein, producing the protein MTAPAQGAAAGPDPEELARRYVRLWNEPDPDRRRAAVAELFAPAVAHRTPTTAVDGRAALTERIALAHAAWVRDTGHAFRLVPGTDGHHGVVRLRWEMVRAASGACVSAGTDLLGLDPAGLVLTDHQFIDR
- a CDS encoding DUF1684 domain-containing protein, encoding MTTTQEPTTAQGPAGAEEFTREWEEWHAASQRALADPHGFLAVTSLHWLDAEPTRFPDAPGAWSTGPDGVRVELDEGEELLLDGEPVRGRYDFGVLPERASRYATAGEAVIEVAKRGGHDIVRPRHPDNPLLRAFTRTPTYAPDPRWALTGRYLPFEEPRPVTVGAAVEGLQHVYDAPGEIEFTLPDGGGTHRLTAFNGFRPGSFHVLFTDATSGVTTYAANRSLSIDEPDAQGRVTVDFNRATNLPCAYTDLATCPLPPAENRLPAAVEAGERIPLERGGQP